A genomic stretch from Thermomonospora umbrina includes:
- a CDS encoding phosphoribosylanthranilate isomerase has protein sequence MTVLLKVCGATSRDDVALLGAAGADLIGLWHGVPGGPADLPLGRFTDLAEACRTTEVTEPMMVTFLRDPAVIVDAARPAGVRWLQLHGYQPPAVVAALKRGWPEATVVKVLHVTGDACVERPLLASYERAGTDVFLFDATGAEGRVGSTGLSLDPDVVIDLAEATTRPFLLAGGISAANRSRYEKVAAHPRFAGIDVDTAARDLSGAFCADSVGGIRRRWRAVPEVEEVF, from the coding sequence GTGACCGTGCTGCTCAAGGTGTGCGGCGCCACCAGCCGCGACGACGTCGCCCTGCTGGGGGCGGCGGGCGCCGACCTGATCGGCCTGTGGCACGGGGTCCCGGGCGGCCCCGCCGACCTGCCCCTCGGTCGCTTCACCGACCTGGCGGAGGCGTGCCGCACCACCGAGGTGACCGAGCCGATGATGGTCACGTTCCTGCGGGACCCGGCCGTCATTGTCGACGCCGCCCGCCCGGCGGGCGTGCGGTGGCTGCAACTGCACGGCTACCAGCCCCCGGCCGTGGTGGCGGCGCTCAAGCGGGGTTGGCCGGAGGCCACGGTGGTCAAGGTCCTGCACGTCACCGGCGACGCCTGCGTCGAGCGCCCGCTGCTCGCCTCGTACGAGCGGGCGGGGACCGACGTGTTCCTGTTCGACGCCACCGGAGCCGAGGGAAGGGTCGGCAGCACCGGCCTGTCGCTCGATCCCGACGTGGTGATCGACCTGGCCGAGGCGACCACGCGGCCGTTCCTGCTCGCCGGGGGCATCTCGGCCGCCAACCGCTCGCGTTACGAGAAGGTGGCCGCCCATCCCCGCTTCGCCGGAATCGACGTCGACACGGCGGCGCGGGACCTGTCGGGGGCGTTCTGCGCCGACAGCGTCGGCGGGATCCGGCGACGGTGGCGTGCCGTCCCCGAGGTGGAGGAGGTCTTCTGA
- a CDS encoding indole-3-glycerol-phosphate synthase, which produces MASSFVDTLTGARRPVIMELKPRSADGEDLFRGRSPAEIVARYEAAGAPCLSVVTGRWFGGDADLLAEVVGRTDLPVLQKDFITNAGKLRAASDLGASAVLLTAALLPGAALARLAERALALGLTPFIEVADLAEVEALPSCEGCVVAVNNKDIRVRERGDADLDRSRRLLPAVRRTGTPCPVSASGIDDPRVAAGLLNAGYAGLLVGTRLLRADRLESWCEELDDLRPAPPAPRRAG; this is translated from the coding sequence ATGGCGTCATCGTTCGTGGACACGCTGACGGGCGCGCGGCGCCCCGTGATCATGGAGCTGAAGCCCCGTTCGGCCGACGGCGAGGACCTGTTCCGCGGCCGGTCGCCGGCCGAGATCGTGGCCCGCTACGAGGCCGCCGGCGCGCCCTGCCTGTCGGTCGTCACCGGCCGCTGGTTCGGGGGCGACGCCGACCTGTTGGCCGAGGTGGTCGGGCGCACCGACCTGCCCGTTCTGCAGAAGGACTTCATCACCAACGCCGGAAAGCTGCGGGCGGCGAGCGACCTCGGCGCGTCCGCGGTGCTGCTCACGGCCGCGCTGCTGCCGGGGGCCGCGCTGGCGCGGCTGGCCGAGCGCGCCCTCGCGCTCGGCCTCACCCCGTTCATCGAGGTGGCCGACCTCGCCGAGGTCGAGGCGCTCCCGTCGTGCGAGGGGTGCGTGGTGGCCGTCAACAACAAGGACATCCGCGTCCGCGAGCGCGGGGACGCCGACCTGGACCGCAGCCGCCGGCTGCTGCCGGCCGTGCGGCGGACGGGGACGCCGTGCCCCGTCAGCGCCAGCGGCATCGATGACCCGCGGGTGGCCGCCGGGCTGCTCAACGCCGGCTACGCCGGACTGCTTGTCGGGACCCGCCTGCTGCGTGCCGACCGCCTCGAGTCATGGTGCGAGGAGCTGGACGACCTGCGTCCTGCGCCGCCCGCGCCCCGTCGAGCGGGCTGA